The Coffea arabica cultivar ET-39 chromosome 1e, Coffea Arabica ET-39 HiFi, whole genome shotgun sequence genome has a window encoding:
- the LOC113702427 gene encoding GDSL esterase/lipase 2, producing MANLCIQQCLIVVLVVLGSLTTPSDCFHRDHDHHPKTTAALFTFGDSVFDPGNNNYINTTVDFQANFPPYGESFFKYPSGAFSDGRVIPDFIAQYANLPFLQPYLQIGSQYQLAYGTNFASGGAGALAETFPGFVIDLKKQLWYFNEAEKKLRSNLGNRRAERVVSNAVYLFCIGGNDYSTDSTNSSIFKSSTPEDYVAMVVGNITTVLKEIYKKGGRKFAVMNVPAIGCIPAFRALNVAAGGNGECEEEYVALPKLHNVLLSRELEQLQKQLKGFKYSYFDFFTVLNETIDNPSKFGLKEAKTGCCGGGPYRGDHSCGGKTAIKEYELCDNPQDYLFFDSTHPTQAANEQFAKLMWSGPTKLTGPYNVKSLFQLSY from the exons ATGGCGAATTTGTGTATCCAACAATGCTTAATAGTAGTATTAGTTGTCCTTGGAAGCCTAACAACCCCATCAGATTGTTTTCATCGTGACCATGACCATCATCCAAAAACCACTGCTGCCCTCTTCACCTTTGGTGATTCAGTTTTTGATCCCGGAAATAACAACTATATCAACACAACAGTTGATTTTCAGGCCAACTTTCCTCCATACGGAGAATCTTTCTTCAAGTATCCATCAGGGGCGTTTTCTGATGGCCGTGTTATCCCGGATTTTATCG CTCAATATGCAAACCTTCCATTCCTTCAACCCTATCTCCAAATTGGTTCTCAATATCAGTTGGCTTATGGGACCAACTTTGCATCTGGTGGAGCTGGTGCTCTAGCTGAAACCTTTCCCGGATTT GTGATCGACCTTAAAAAGCAGCTGTGGTATTTTAACGAGGCTGAGAAAAAGTTGAGGTCGAATCTCGGTAACAGAAGAGCAGAACGAGTTGTGTCGAATGCTGTATACTTGTTCTGCATAGGCGGTAATGATTACTCGACCGATTCTACGAATTCCAGCATATTTAAGTCGTCTACCCCAGAAGATTATGTAGCTATGGTGGTTGGCAATATTACAACTGTCTTAAAG GAAATATACAAGAAAGGTGGGAGAAAATTTGCAGTTATGAATGTTCCGGCTATAGGTTGTATTCCAGCCTTTAGAGCTCTTAACGTAGCTGCGGGAGGAAATGGAGAGTGTGAAGAAGAGTATGTAGCTTTGCCCAAGTTGCACAACGTCTTGCTTTCCCGGGAACTTGAGCAGCTGCAGAAGCAGCTCAAAGGTTTCAAGTATTCATATTTTGACTTCTTCACCGTTCTCAATGAAACAATTGACAATCCATCAAAATTTG gtttgaaGGAAGCCAAGACTGGATGCTGTGGAGGCGGTCCTTACAGAGGAGATCATAGCTGTGGAGGGAAGACGGCAATAAAAGAGTACGAGTTATGCGATAATCCCCAAGACTATCTGTTCTttgactccacccatccgacccaAGCGGCCAACGAGCAGTTCGCGAAGCTCATGTGGTCCGGACCCACCAAGCTTACAGGGCCTTACAATGTCAAGTCACTTTTTCAGCTTTCTTATTGA
- the LOC113702437 gene encoding F-box/LRR-repeat protein At4g14103 has translation MAERNPKCLKASFFPQHDQNPSEKSAMRTEPIKANLSPASADDNCKEDRFSALPDHILFNILSFLRTKEAASTSILSTRWRYIFLDLPKIDLDDYELVNTRRFRGDESDDCYHDVMGELEEKFIDFVDRLVMHRESPLSEFHFSCGCGCLTDQTIVVRSWLSSVLSRNVQVIDVRVKFYGGEFWGPEVFPSEILTCETLVVLKLDGNVSLKVPKLLCLPNLRVLHLDTLTLLGDSTGSTLKWNCPLLDDLRIDLVIFCDVGLVDINLPSLTKLVWASEKDKVVLNTPKLECLEYRFYESILSSNCKFKFLTKADLRCEYPDALPEHLAHELCQLFGQLCNVKHLDLRGCSLESLLREDHLLPEFLNLTHLVLKWTWIGSWEFLEILLWSAPNLEMLVFELMRQFDMASGIHLHCGAIEKPHCLSQHLREVRIMEFVESHQLGFEIVSYFLKHGAGLQKMTIYHSRTSPTKWSSSTRKKLMELSRCSRNCEIALI, from the exons ATGGCAGAACGAAACCCCAAATGCTTGAAAGCTAGCTTCTTTCCCCAACATGATCAAAACCCATCCGAAAAATCAGCCATGAGAACGGAGCCCATCAAGGCCAATCTTTCCCCAGCAAGCGCAGATGATAATTGTAAAGAAGATCGATTCAGTGCCTTGCCAGACCACATACTCTTCAACATTCTCTCATTTCTTCGGACCAAAGAGGCAGCCTCCACTTCCATTTTATCCACTAGATGGAGGTACATTTTCTTGGATCTTCCCAAAATTGACCTTGATGATTATGAGCTTGTTAATACTAGAAGGTTTAGAGGCGATGAATCTGATGATTGCTATCATGATGTGATGGGGGAGTTAGAGGAGAAATTCATAGACTTTGTTGACAGACTAGTTATGCATCGTGAGTCGCCTCTAAGTGAGTTTCATTTTAGCTGTGGGTGTGGATGCCTGACTGACCAAACTATTGTGGTTCGTTCATGGTTATCTTCTGTGCTTTCGCGCAATGTTCAAGTTATTGACGTGCGGGTCAAATTTTATGGTGGTGAGTTTTGGGGACCTGAAGTCTTTCCATCTGAAATTTTAACTTGCGAGACTCTTGTAGTCTTGAAATTAGACGGAAATGTTAGCCTGAAGGTTCCAAAATTGCTTTGCTTGCCGAATCTTAGAGTCTTGCATTTGGACACTCTGACACTGCTAGGAGATAGTACAGGTTCGACGCTCAAATGGAATTGCCCATTGCTTGATGATTTAAGGATTGATCTggtaattttttgtgatgttggctTAGTTGATATCAACCTCCCTTCGCTGACAAAGTTGGTGTGGGCATCGGAAAAGGACAAGGTTGTTCTTAACACCCCAAAGCTCGAGTGTTTGGAGTACAGATTTTATGAAAGCATACTCAGCTCAAATTGCAAGTTCAAGTTTTTAACGAAAGCTGATCTGCGTTGTGAATATCCGGATGCATTACCCGAGCACTTGGCTCACGAGCTTTGCCAACTTTTTGGTCAACTTTGCAATGTAAAACATCTTGATCTAAGAGGGTGCTCTTTGGAG TCTCTCCTCAGGGAAGATCATTTGTTGCCTgaatttctaaatttgacgcaTTTGGTGCTTAAATGGACTTGGATTGGAAGTTGGGAATTCTTGGAGATTCTACTGTGGAGTGCGCCAAATTTGGAGATGCTAGTTTTTGAATTAATG cGTCAATTTGATATGGCCTCTGGTATACACCTCCACTGTGGTGCTATAGAGAAACCTCATTGTTTGAGTCAGCATCTGAGGGAAGTGAGAATAATGGAATTCGTGGAATCTCACCAACTCGGCTTTGAGATAGTAAGCTACTTCTTGAAGCATGGGGCCGGGTTACAGAAGATGACTATATATCATTCAAGAACTTCCCCAACTAAATGGTCCTCATCAACCCGCAAGAAGTTAATGGAGTTGTCAAGATGCTCAAGAAATTGTGAGATTGCGCTCATTTAG